CACGCCGCACATCTTGGCCACGGCGAAGTGGCCCAGCTCGTGCACGAAGATCACGAAGCCCAGCGCGGCGCCCACCTTGAGGATGCCGAGCACGAGGTCTACGAACGAGGTATCCGCCAGCATCAGGCAAGCATCCATGTGCTTATCTCCTTCCGGGCCCAGGCGTCCAGCTCGATCAGCCGAGAGAGCGACGGCCTGGGCTCAAAGTTGTGCGATTCAAGGACGCTCCGGCAGGCCGGAACGATCTCGGTGAAGTGGAGCTCCCCGTCCAGGAACGCCTGGACCGCCGCCTCGTTGGCGGCGTTCAGCACGGCCCCGCTAGTCCCGCCGGCGCGGGCGCACTCGTGGCCCAACGCGATGGCGGGGAAGCGTTTCGGGTCGGGCGGCTCAAACTCGAGCGTCATGGCCTGCGTCCAGTCCACGCGGTCGGCGGGGCCGGGCAGGCGGTCGGGGTATTCTAGCGCGTACTGGATCGGCAGCTTCATGTCGGGCGGGCTGAGCTGCGCCAGCACCGACCCGTCCACGAACTCGACGAACGAGTGCACCATCGACTGCGGGTGGATCACCACCTCGATCTGTTCCGCCGAGAGGTCGAACAGCCACCGCGCCTCGATGATCTCCAGCGCCTTGTTCATCATGGTCGCGGAGTCGACCGTGATCTTGGGGCCCATGTCCCAGGTGGGGTGGGTCAGCGCTTCAGTGACCGTGATCTGCCGGAACTGCGCGACCGGCCAGGTGCGGAACGGCCCGCCGCTGGCGGTCAGCACAATGCGGCGGACCTCTTTCGGCTTGGCGCCCTGCATCGCCTGGAACACGGCGCTGTGCTCGCTGTCGACCGGGATCAGGCGGCCGCGGTGCTCGGCAATCGCGTCTTCGATGATCGGCCCGGCCATGACCAGGGTTTCTTTGTTGGCCAGGGCGACCGCCTTGCCGGCTTCCAGGGCGGCGAGCGTGCTCCGCAGCCCGGCCGCGCCGACAATCGCCGCCAGCACGACGTCCACGGCCGGGTCGCTGACGACGGCCTCCAGCCCTTCCTGGCCGGTCAGGCGCCGGATGCCGCCGGGCAGCCCGTTCCAGTGGTAGTCGTCGGCCAGTTGGGCATCGGTCGCTACAACGGTCCGCGAGCCGTGCTCCTGGGCGGCCTGGCTCAACTCGTCCAGCCGCGTGTGCCCCGACAACGCGAACGCCCGCAGGCGCCCGGAACTGCCGGCGATCACCTCCAACGCGCTCTGGCCGATGCTGCCGGTTGCCCCGAGGACCGCGACGTTCTTTGCGGAGGCGGCCATAGGGCGGGGGAACAACTGGGGTGGAAGCGGCTAGGACAAACGGGTCGCAAACCGACCACCCCGTGTCCGGGGCGTCGGCGCCGCGAATTGGCGCGACTGGTAGGGATCAAAACGGTCGTAAGAGGCGGCGGGCCAGGCGCCGGCTGCACTGCGGCATTTGCCCGCTAAGCTCAATGTAACATTTACGTTACGATAAGAGTGGGTGGCCGCCCCGCGGCCCCGCAATTCTAGAACCCAGCCGGTTTGCCAGCAAGGCGAGCCGGGCAGGGGGCCGGACATTCGAACCGTCCCGCCCCGGCCTGCGTTTAGAGAGTTGAGAACAGGGAAACCCGTCCCCCGACAGACCAGCGCCGATGGAATCCAGCAAAAAGCCCTCCCCCGAGAAGAACAAGAAGCCCGCCTCGAACGGCGGCAGCTACATGTGGTACCTGCTCGGTTTGGGCGTGCTGCTGCTGCTGATGGTGACCATCTTCTCCAACAGCGGGGAGAAGAAGGTCGCCTGGTCCGACCTCGTGGAACTGGTGAAGCAGAGCAAGGTGGGCGATCAGACCTCGCCCCACTGGATCGAGATCACCGACACCACCACCACGCCGCCCCGGCAGATCAAGCTTTCCAAGCTCTCGGACATCGTGGTCTACCCGACCAAGGTGAAGGGCAAGGTCACCCGGACGGTGCTCAACCGCACCGAGGGCGATGGGGAATCGACCGGCCAGGTGATCGAATTCACCAGCAACCGCGACCCCAACGACCGCCAATTCCCCAAGCTGCTCGAGCAGTCGGGGCTGGACTTCACCAACGGCGAGCTGCCGGACCCGCTGCTCAGCAACCTGATGTGGTTTGCGGTGTTCGTCGGCATGATCGGTCTGTTCCTGCTGCTGATCCGGCGGATCGGCGGCGCGGGCTCGCCGATGGCGTTTGGCCGCAGCCGCGGGAAGCTCTACGCCCAGGAAGACATCGAGGTCACCTTCGACGACGTCGCCGGTATTGAAGAGGCCGTCGACGAGCTCCGCGAGGTGGTCGACTTCCTCCGCAACCCCGAACGCTACCAGAGCCTCGGCGGACGCATCCCCAAGGGCGTGCTGCTGGTGGGCCCCCCGGGCACGGGCAAGACGCTGCTCGGCAAGGCGGTGGCCGGCGAGGCCGGCGTGCCGTTCTTCAGCCTCAGCGGCTCTGACTTCGTCGAGATGTTCGTCGGCGTGGGTGCCGCCCGCGTGCGGGACATGTTCCAGCAAGCGGAGCAGCGGGCGCCGTGCATCGTGTTCATCGACGAGCTGGACGCGCTCGGCAAGACCCGCGGCAGCGGCAACCTGGGCGGGCACGACGAGCGCGAACAGACCCTCAACGCTCTGCTGGTCGAGATGGACGGCTTCGGCACCAACAGCGGCATCATCATCATGGGCGCCACCAACCGCCCCGAAACCCTCGACCCCGCGCTGATGCGGCCGGGCCGGTTCGACCGCCACGTGCTGGTCGACCGCCCCGACATCGCCGGCCGCGAAGAGATCATCGAGGTCCACCTGCAGAACATCAAGGTCGACGCAGACGTGGACGTCAAATCGCTGGCGGCCATCACCAGCGGGTTCGTCGGCGCCGACCTGGCGAACATGGTCAACGAGGCGGCCCTGCTGGCCGCCCGCAACGGCAAAGAAGTCGTGACCATGGAAGAGTTCAACGAGGCGGTCGAGCGCAGCTCGGCCGGCCTTGAGAAGAAGAGCCGCATCATCCGCGACGACGAGAAGCAGCGCGTCGCGTTCCACGAGGCGGGCCACGCGCTGGTCGCGTACTCTCTGCCGAACACGGACCCGGTCCACAAGGTGTCGATCATCCCACGCGGCCTGGCCGCGCTGGGCTACATGATGCAGCGGCCGAGCGAGGACCGCTTCCTCATGACCCAGAGCGAGCTGGAGAGCCGCATCCAGGTCTGCCTGGCCGGCACGGTCGCCGAAGAGATGGTGTTCGACGACGTCTCGTCCGGCGCGCAGAACGACCTGGAACGCGCCACCGAGATGGCCCGCAGCATGGTCATGGACTACGGTATGAGCCGCCTGGGGCGGGTCAACTACCGCGACTCCAACCGCAGCGCGTTCCTGGCCGGGTCCGAGGGCCCGCGCGTGCAGCACCACAGCGAGCAGACCGCGCGTGAGATCGACCAGGAGGTCAAGCGGATCATCGACGAGGGGCTGGAACGCACCCGCCACATCCTGGAGTCCCGCCGCCCGGCGCTGGACAACATCACCCGTTCGCTGCTGGAGCATGAGGTCATCGATTCCAGCCAGCTGAAGGACCTCATCGAGCAGGTCTCGCCCAGCCCGCGGATCGTGCCCGGCACCGACGCCGAACGCAAGGGCCAGCCGTCCGCCGCCGGCGGGTCGGAGCAGGCCGACGGCGACGCCGCCAGCGGTTAGCCCCCGAGCCACCGGCCCAGACGGCCGGCGCGGTCGTGGTTTCCGCGTTGATCGCGCGGGGTCCGTGTGGGCCGGCGCTGCCCTGCCCCTCC
This genomic interval from Posidoniimonas corsicana contains the following:
- the dxr gene encoding 1-deoxy-D-xylulose-5-phosphate reductoisomerase, encoding MAASAKNVAVLGATGSIGQSALEVIAGSSGRLRAFALSGHTRLDELSQAAQEHGSRTVVATDAQLADDYHWNGLPGGIRRLTGQEGLEAVVSDPAVDVVLAAIVGAAGLRSTLAALEAGKAVALANKETLVMAGPIIEDAIAEHRGRLIPVDSEHSAVFQAMQGAKPKEVRRIVLTASGGPFRTWPVAQFRQITVTEALTHPTWDMGPKITVDSATMMNKALEIIEARWLFDLSAEQIEVVIHPQSMVHSFVEFVDGSVLAQLSPPDMKLPIQYALEYPDRLPGPADRVDWTQAMTLEFEPPDPKRFPAIALGHECARAGGTSGAVLNAANEAAVQAFLDGELHFTEIVPACRSVLESHNFEPRPSLSRLIELDAWARKEISTWMLA
- the ftsH gene encoding ATP-dependent zinc metalloprotease FtsH: MESSKKPSPEKNKKPASNGGSYMWYLLGLGVLLLLMVTIFSNSGEKKVAWSDLVELVKQSKVGDQTSPHWIEITDTTTTPPRQIKLSKLSDIVVYPTKVKGKVTRTVLNRTEGDGESTGQVIEFTSNRDPNDRQFPKLLEQSGLDFTNGELPDPLLSNLMWFAVFVGMIGLFLLLIRRIGGAGSPMAFGRSRGKLYAQEDIEVTFDDVAGIEEAVDELREVVDFLRNPERYQSLGGRIPKGVLLVGPPGTGKTLLGKAVAGEAGVPFFSLSGSDFVEMFVGVGAARVRDMFQQAEQRAPCIVFIDELDALGKTRGSGNLGGHDEREQTLNALLVEMDGFGTNSGIIIMGATNRPETLDPALMRPGRFDRHVLVDRPDIAGREEIIEVHLQNIKVDADVDVKSLAAITSGFVGADLANMVNEAALLAARNGKEVVTMEEFNEAVERSSAGLEKKSRIIRDDEKQRVAFHEAGHALVAYSLPNTDPVHKVSIIPRGLAALGYMMQRPSEDRFLMTQSELESRIQVCLAGTVAEEMVFDDVSSGAQNDLERATEMARSMVMDYGMSRLGRVNYRDSNRSAFLAGSEGPRVQHHSEQTAREIDQEVKRIIDEGLERTRHILESRRPALDNITRSLLEHEVIDSSQLKDLIEQVSPSPRIVPGTDAERKGQPSAAGGSEQADGDAASG